One window of Methanofastidiosum sp. genomic DNA carries:
- a CDS encoding class I SAM-dependent methyltransferase has translation MTDESHKKIIKEEFAKQSSTLESSNIFTDSEITEKIKKALDVKNQMTILDLGCGPGILTSCIAPFSKMIVGFDLTPEMATKAKVRCSTSKNAVFLIGDAECLPFKNDSFDRIVTRLTLHHFIKVEKVLSEMYRVLKFGGKAIILDIVSSEKKDEAEIHNALEKIRDPSHVKMLPKSELLSLTKNSGFTILSEDAWVKQRYFDEWIHITSKNEISYSLGVIMKVLAISGINAGIDLDIEKSIIKFNHNWIMITGIK, from the coding sequence ATGACAGATGAATCTCACAAGAAGATAATTAAAGAAGAATTCGCTAAACAGTCTTCAACTTTAGAATCCTCCAACATCTTCACAGATTCTGAGATAACAGAAAAAATAAAAAAAGCTTTAGATGTAAAAAATCAAATGACCATTCTTGACCTAGGATGCGGACCTGGTATTCTAACTTCTTGTATTGCGCCTTTTTCTAAGATGATAGTAGGTTTTGACTTAACACCAGAGATGGCTACCAAGGCAAAAGTAAGATGCAGTACTAGCAAAAATGCAGTTTTCTTGATAGGTGATGCTGAATGCCTTCCTTTTAAAAATGATTCATTTGATAGAATAGTTACTAGGCTAACTTTACATCATTTTATAAAAGTTGAAAAAGTGTTGTCAGAAATGTACAGGGTATTAAAATTTGGTGGAAAGGCAATTATTTTAGATATAGTCTCATCGGAAAAAAAAGATGAAGCCGAAATACATAATGCCCTTGAGAAAATACGGGATCCCTCTCATGTTAAGATGCTACCAAAGAGTGAATTATTATCTCTGACTAAAAATTCAGGATTTACTATACTCTCAGAAGATGCTTGGGTAAAACAAAGGTATTTTGATGAATGGATACATATAACTTCGAAAAATGAAATCTCTTATTCTTTGGGCGTAATAATGAAAGTTCTTGCCATTTCGGGAATCAATGCAGGAATAGATTTAGACATCGAAAAATCAATAATTAAGTTTAATCATAATTGGATTATGATTACGGGTATAAAATAA
- a CDS encoding peptidyl-prolyl cis-trans isomerase: protein MPKIVVFETSYGNFEIELDDEKAPITVENFLDYVKDGFYDGLIFHRVIDGFMIQGGGLDLNMKEKLTNPPIKNEAANGLKNKEYTIAMARTSIIDSATSQFFINVADNSFLDHVNSTPQGFGYAVFGKVVNGTEVIDKIKIVQTTSRGSPDGVIHDDVPKEPIVINKAYIKS, encoded by the coding sequence ATGCCAAAAATAGTTGTATTTGAAACATCTTATGGAAATTTTGAAATTGAATTAGACGATGAAAAAGCGCCAATAACAGTTGAAAATTTTTTAGATTATGTTAAAGATGGGTTTTACGATGGTCTAATTTTCCACAGAGTAATCGACGGATTCATGATTCAAGGGGGCGGATTAGATCTAAACATGAAAGAAAAATTGACCAATCCTCCTATCAAAAATGAAGCGGCAAATGGTCTTAAGAATAAAGAGTATACTATTGCTATGGCAAGAACTAGTATAATCGATAGTGCAACTTCTCAATTTTTCATAAATGTTGCAGATAATTCTTTCCTCGATCATGTCAATTCTACCCCTCAAGGATTCGGCTACGCTGTTTTTGGGAAGGTAGTTAATGGAACAGAAGTAATTGATAAAATTAAGATAGTACAAACTACTTCTAGAGGTTCGCCTGATGGAGTTATCCATGACGACGTTCCAAAAGAACCGATAGTAATCAATAAAGCATATATCAAAAGTTAA
- a CDS encoding DUF4405 domain-containing protein: protein MSISDINYLIDIGMGIAFLVSFITGILKFKLSLLFFANIGLYLPTFWLNFIHDRAGILMGGFVLIHLILHFKWIKVMTKKYL, encoded by the coding sequence ATGAGTATATCAGATATCAATTATTTAATTGACATTGGAATGGGAATAGCTTTCTTAGTTAGTTTTATCACTGGTATTTTGAAATTTAAATTATCCTTACTTTTTTTTGCAAACATTGGATTATATCTGCCAACTTTTTGGCTCAACTTTATCCACGACAGAGCTGGTATTCTAATGGGAGGTTTCGTGTTAATTCACCTAATACTCCATTTCAAATGGATTAAAGTCATGACAAAAAAATATCTTTGA
- a CDS encoding cupin domain-containing protein — protein MYFKNLNDIEEIEIMPKIKVRFIHSNSMTFAYWNIEAGAIFPAHSHLHEQVATIIDGEFEFKVGDEKKLMKKGDVALVQPNIIHSGIAKTKCNIIDVFYPIREDYLELTNKNKKK, from the coding sequence ATGTATTTTAAAAATCTTAATGATATTGAAGAAATAGAAATTATGCCCAAAATCAAAGTAAGATTTATCCATTCAAATAGTATGACGTTTGCTTATTGGAATATTGAAGCAGGAGCTATATTCCCTGCACATTCTCATTTACATGAGCAAGTCGCTACGATTATTGATGGAGAATTTGAATTCAAAGTGGGGGATGAAAAGAAATTAATGAAAAAGGGAGACGTAGCATTGGTGCAACCTAATATAATTCATTCTGGTATCGCCAAAACTAAATGTAATATAATTGATGTATTTTATCCAATTAGGGAAGATTATTTAGAACTCACTAATAAAAATAAGAAAAAATAA